TCCAATCCCATAGAACGTAGTGCCATATTAATAAGTCCGTATTGCGGATTATATATTTTCATCCAAAGTTGTCCAATAACTACGGTGGATATCATGACAGGAATAAAGAAAACGGTTACAAAGAACCGTTCCCCCCTTCGTCCTTTTGCCAACGTCAAGGCCAAGGCAAGCGCTAACCCCAGTTGTAACGTAACCGAAAGTCCTGCTAAAACGAATGCATTTTTTAGGGTTTTGGGAAAGCCTGCTGATTTGCTGGTAAATAAATCTATATAGTTGTCAAGTCCTACAAATGTCGCTTCTGTCATACCATCCCAATCAAGCAGGCTATAATAGCCGGACATGAAGATTGGCACAATGATAATTGCCACAAACAAAACAGTCGCCGGTAACATAAATAATAGGATTGCTGTTTTGTTTTTCATAACTTTGTCCATATCTATCCTCCATAATTTTTTCTCTGCGTGTTCTTTCTATTTATTATTCCAGCTGTTCTTCCATAGCTTGTGCAAATTCTTCCGGAGTTAAGTTTCCAATATATAATTCTTGCAACAATGCCAAGTATTCTCCTGCATCACTCGCTTCCATTAATGTATCAAACCATAATGTAAACGATGTCGCACTTGTTGCATATTTTGCCACTTTTTGAACTAACGGTTTAATCTCGCTTTCATCATAATCAACATTCCACGCTGCGACACCAGCCCCATCAAGGTATGCATATTTGGAAATACTTCTTGTTAATTCAAACACAGCATTACCTGCAATCTCAGGATGTTCAGTCGATGCAGCAACCATCAATGTATCCGAAGCTCCTCCCATAAAATCTGTAATCTGTGCATTGGCATCATTAAGAACCGGAATAGGTGCCAAATCAAAATCTTCTGGAGTCTCAGCATCTGTATAGATTGAACCTGCCATCCAACTTCCAGTGATATACATCGGTACCGTACCATTATAGAATAGTTGGCTGGCTTCATCATTTGACAGACCTGCAGCCCCCTCAATTAAAGCTCCCATTTCAATTAACTCCACCAAACTTGCCGATGCATTAATAAAATCCGGGTCATTATATGTACCACTGGTTTTTGTTAATACATTATGCACTTTTTCAGGTCCTGCTGATTTTAGCGTCAATGCATCGTGTGTCATCGCAAGAACCCATGT
This sequence is a window from Vallitaleaceae bacterium 9-2. Protein-coding genes within it:
- a CDS encoding extracellular solute-binding protein produces the protein MKGFAKKITGIFLIFTLMASLTACGGNTTDNASKTEGSNDASVAEDTSKNDEKQLDSEEEVTLTLWSIATESDAFNPAYTKAIADYEAAHPGVKIVHETFENESYKTKIKTAVAANDLPDIFFTWGGGFSQAFVEAEKVLALDEYYTEFSDELNVAALGNATYNEKIYGSTFSTPVSLLFYNKKMFDERGLTAPTTFEEWKMVNQAFLEDGITPIGISVKDTWVLAMTHDALTLKSAGPEKVHNVLTKTSGTYNDPDFINASASLVELIEMGALIEGAAGLSNDEASQLFYNGTVPMYITGSWMAGSIYTDAETPEDFDLAPIPVLNDANAQITDFMGGASDTLMVAASTEHPEIAGNAVFELTRSISKYAYLDGAGVAAWNVDYDESEIKPLVQKVAKYATSATSFTLWFDTLMEASDAGEYLALLQELYIGNLTPEEFAQAMEEQLE